A region of Burkholderia lata DNA encodes the following proteins:
- the deoC gene encoding deoxyribose-phosphate aldolase, whose translation MPLSNAQLAQTIDHTLLAPDASDAQIRELCRQAAEHRFYSVCVNSANVPLAARELADTGVLVCAVVGFPLGAGLSAAKAFEATVAIAAGAGEIDMVINIGALKSGRADDVKADIDAVHRACGAVPLKVILETGLLTDDEKVRVCEMCRDLGVAFVKTSTGFGHGGATLADVALMRRTVGPVLGVKASGGVRDRAAALAMIEAGATRLGTSSGVAIVTDQDGSASAY comes from the coding sequence ATGCCGCTTTCCAACGCCCAACTCGCTCAAACCATCGATCACACGTTGCTCGCGCCCGACGCGAGCGACGCGCAGATCCGCGAACTCTGCCGCCAGGCGGCCGAGCATCGCTTTTACTCGGTCTGCGTGAATTCGGCGAACGTGCCGCTCGCCGCGCGCGAGCTGGCCGATACCGGCGTGCTCGTCTGTGCCGTGGTCGGTTTTCCGCTCGGCGCGGGGCTGTCGGCCGCCAAGGCATTTGAAGCCACCGTCGCGATCGCGGCAGGCGCCGGCGAGATCGACATGGTGATCAACATCGGCGCGCTGAAGAGCGGCCGCGCCGACGACGTAAAGGCCGACATCGACGCCGTGCACCGCGCATGCGGCGCGGTGCCGCTCAAGGTGATCCTCGAAACGGGGCTGCTGACCGATGACGAGAAGGTGCGCGTGTGCGAGATGTGCCGCGATCTCGGCGTCGCGTTCGTGAAGACGTCGACCGGGTTCGGCCACGGCGGCGCGACGCTCGCGGATGTCGCGCTGATGCGCCGCACGGTCGGCCCCGTGCTCGGCGTGAAGGCATCGGGCGGCGTGCGCGACCGCGCGGCCGCGCTGGCGATGATCGAGGCCGGCGCGACGCGGCTCGGCACGAGCTCGGGGGTGGCGATCGTGACCGATCAGGATGGGAGCGCGTCGGCGTATTGA
- the deoR gene encoding DNA-binding transcriptional repressor DeoR yields the protein METKKGERIKTLMNVLQGQNAIHLREVAELFGVSEMTIRRDLADNPHGLSLIGGYVTRHFAAQRSDIGEYVVSTENDRQTEEKRRIGKLAAQFVTTGDTIFVDCGSTTPFVVDFIPDDLEFTAVCNSLNVFAKLQQKPHCSVILCGGAYHRKNMVFESVAETGILDTVRVSKAFISAAGVSDRCGVTCFNFHEVDAKKKVMERAQNRFLLVDHTKFDEVRAAYFAELTDFNYVISDEQLSSRYETAIREHGIALVT from the coding sequence ATGGAAACGAAGAAAGGCGAACGGATCAAGACACTGATGAACGTGCTGCAAGGGCAGAACGCGATTCATCTGAGGGAAGTCGCCGAGCTGTTCGGCGTATCCGAAATGACGATCCGCCGCGATCTCGCGGACAACCCGCACGGCTTGAGCCTGATCGGCGGCTACGTGACGCGCCACTTCGCCGCGCAGCGCAGCGACATCGGCGAGTACGTGGTCAGCACCGAGAACGACCGGCAGACCGAGGAGAAGCGCCGCATCGGCAAGCTGGCCGCGCAGTTCGTGACGACCGGCGACACGATCTTCGTCGACTGCGGCTCGACCACGCCGTTCGTCGTCGATTTCATTCCGGACGACCTCGAATTCACCGCCGTCTGCAATTCGCTGAACGTGTTCGCGAAGCTGCAGCAGAAGCCGCATTGCAGCGTGATCCTGTGCGGCGGCGCGTACCACCGCAAGAACATGGTGTTCGAGTCGGTGGCCGAGACGGGCATCCTCGACACGGTGCGCGTGTCGAAGGCGTTCATCTCCGCCGCGGGCGTGAGCGACCGGTGTGGCGTGACCTGCTTCAACTTCCACGAAGTCGACGCGAAGAAGAAGGTGATGGAGCGCGCGCAGAACCGCTTCCTGCTCGTCGACCACACGAAGTTCGACGAAGTGCGCGCGGCCTATTTCGCCGAGCTGACCGACTTCAACTACGTGATCTCGGACGAGCAACTGAGCAGCCGCTACGAAACGGCGATCCGCGAACACGGGATCGCGCTCGTGACGTGA
- a CDS encoding aldose 1-epimerase family protein — MRGEIELRRDDFRDTPRTLYRTDGLTVTAFAYPSGVEALKLENRRGHLVVLPYLGQMIWAAAFDGHDLTMKHMFRQPKRAASIIDTYGCFMFHSGLLRNGCPGPDDTHALHGEMPCAPMDRASLVVGADARGAFVEVTGEYEYVQGFGSHYVARPSVRLAEHDAQMTIAMDVTNLGGTSMDLMYMAHLNYAYVPGGRFVQSLSRGGLRLRDSVPAHVKPTAAWRDYTATLAHEPERLHTLDAPALYDPEIVFFMNDAETDADGVAHFLLEHPDGGAFHTAYRPEQFPHATRWILHNADQQVAAFALPSTCEPEGYEAERRKGHVAALAPGATRRFEVVTGYLSAAEARHA; from the coding sequence ATGCGAGGCGAAATCGAACTGCGGCGCGACGACTTCCGCGACACGCCGCGCACGCTGTACCGCACCGACGGGCTCACCGTCACCGCATTCGCGTATCCGTCCGGCGTCGAGGCGCTGAAGCTCGAGAACCGTCGCGGCCACCTCGTCGTGCTGCCGTACCTCGGCCAGATGATCTGGGCCGCCGCGTTCGACGGGCATGACCTGACGATGAAGCACATGTTCCGGCAGCCGAAGCGGGCGGCATCGATCATCGATACGTACGGCTGCTTCATGTTCCACAGCGGGCTGCTGCGCAACGGCTGCCCGGGGCCGGACGACACGCACGCGCTGCACGGCGAGATGCCGTGCGCGCCGATGGATCGCGCGAGCCTCGTCGTCGGCGCGGATGCGCGCGGCGCGTTCGTCGAAGTGACCGGCGAATACGAATATGTGCAGGGGTTCGGCAGCCACTATGTGGCGCGCCCGTCGGTACGGCTCGCCGAACACGACGCGCAGATGACGATCGCGATGGACGTGACGAATCTCGGCGGCACGTCGATGGACCTGATGTACATGGCGCACCTGAACTACGCGTACGTGCCGGGTGGTCGTTTTGTGCAGTCGCTGTCGCGCGGCGGATTGCGGCTGCGCGACAGCGTGCCCGCGCACGTGAAGCCGACCGCCGCATGGCGCGACTACACGGCCACGCTCGCTCACGAACCGGAACGGCTTCATACGCTCGATGCGCCCGCGCTGTACGACCCGGAGATCGTGTTCTTCATGAACGATGCGGAAACGGATGCAGACGGCGTCGCGCATTTCCTGCTCGAGCATCCGGATGGCGGCGCATTCCACACCGCGTACCGCCCCGAGCAATTCCCGCATGCGACGCGCTGGATCCTGCACAACGCGGACCAGCAGGTCGCCGCGTTCGCGCTGCCGTCGACCTGCGAGCCGGAGGGTTATGAGGCCGAACGCCGCAAAGGCCATGTGGCGGCGCTCGCACCGGGTGCGACGCGCCGCTTCGAAGTCGTCACCGGCTACCTGAGCGCGGCGGAAGCACGCCATGCGTGA
- the fucP gene encoding L-fucose:H+ symporter permease, with amino-acid sequence MSRARIEHTPDGYYLNRTPLFAFTLLCCLFALWGTAANLNDVLIAQFKKSFFLSDFESAFVQSAFYLGYFFLAIPAATVVKKFSYKTTILVGLLLYTTGCLLFFPAASMAKYGMFLVALFVIAAGLSFLETASNSYSTLMGPRETSTRRLNISQTFYPFGAMAGVYMGSLLIFKEGDASHAQLAAMSAAEAHVHQLAMIQATLEPYKWLIVVLVAVFIVFALTPYPACKGNGPSVATHRIDARGTLARLFGNRRFVAGVVAQFLYVGAQVGVWSFTIRLAMQIGGLTERGASHYLLATFFAFFVGKLVATLVMKRVGPAKVLIVYGILCIALLAYTISVHNITAVYAAVGVSVFLGPCWPTIYGLTIDGLGKDTEYGGSILVMSIVGGAVVPLIQGLISDHTGGNMQLAFVVPLVCFVVIVYYGFYCLRHLPAATPDAAADGQAPARYAATRNTSGA; translated from the coding sequence ATGAGCCGAGCCAGAATCGAACACACACCCGACGGCTATTACCTGAACCGCACACCGCTCTTCGCGTTCACGCTGCTGTGCTGCCTGTTCGCGCTGTGGGGCACCGCGGCGAACCTGAACGACGTGCTGATCGCGCAATTCAAGAAGTCGTTCTTCCTGTCCGATTTCGAATCGGCATTCGTGCAATCCGCGTTCTATCTCGGCTACTTCTTCCTCGCGATTCCGGCCGCAACCGTCGTGAAGAAGTTCAGCTACAAGACGACGATCCTCGTCGGCCTGCTGCTCTACACGACCGGCTGCCTGCTGTTCTTCCCGGCCGCGTCGATGGCGAAGTACGGGATGTTCCTGGTCGCGCTGTTCGTGATCGCGGCCGGCCTGTCGTTCCTCGAAACCGCGTCGAACTCGTATTCGACGCTGATGGGCCCGCGCGAAACCAGCACGCGGCGGCTGAACATCTCGCAGACGTTCTATCCGTTCGGCGCGATGGCCGGCGTCTACATGGGCAGCCTCCTGATCTTCAAGGAAGGCGATGCGTCGCATGCGCAGCTCGCGGCGATGTCGGCCGCCGAAGCGCACGTGCACCAGCTCGCGATGATCCAGGCCACGCTCGAGCCGTACAAGTGGCTGATCGTCGTGCTCGTCGCCGTGTTCATCGTGTTTGCACTCACGCCCTACCCGGCCTGCAAGGGCAACGGCCCCAGCGTGGCCACGCACCGGATCGACGCGCGCGGCACGCTCGCACGGCTGTTCGGCAACCGGCGTTTCGTCGCGGGGGTCGTCGCGCAGTTCCTGTATGTCGGCGCGCAGGTCGGCGTGTGGAGCTTCACGATCCGGCTCGCGATGCAGATCGGCGGCCTCACCGAGCGCGGCGCGTCGCACTACCTGCTTGCCACGTTCTTCGCGTTCTTCGTCGGCAAGCTGGTCGCCACGCTCGTGATGAAGCGCGTCGGCCCGGCCAAGGTGCTGATCGTCTACGGCATCCTGTGCATCGCGCTGCTCGCCTACACGATCAGCGTGCACAACATCACGGCCGTCTATGCCGCCGTGGGCGTGAGCGTGTTCCTCGGCCCGTGCTGGCCGACGATCTACGGCCTCACGATCGACGGGCTCGGCAAGGACACCGAATACGGCGGCTCGATCCTCGTGATGAGCATCGTCGGCGGCGCGGTCGTGCCGCTGATCCAGGGGCTGATCTCCGATCACACGGGCGGCAACATGCAGCTCGCGTTCGTCGTGCCGCTCGTGTGCTTCGTCGTGATCGTCTACTACGGCTTCTACTGCCTGCGCCACCTGCCGGCCGCGACGCCCGACGCAGCCGCCGACGGTCAGGCGCCCGCGCGCTACGCCGCCACGCGCAACACGTCGGGAGCATAA
- the rbsK gene encoding ribokinase — translation METIAVIGSNMVDLVTYVARMPARGETLEAPNFELGCGGKGANQAVAAARLGARVVMVTKVGDDVFADNTIRNFEREGIDTTHVRKVAGVPSGVAPIFVEPDSSNSILIVKGANRHLTPADIDAAAPQLAECALIVLQLEIELDTVYHAIAFGARHGIPVLLNPAPAVADLDFERIRTVEFFVPNETELAIVSGMPVDSRDSAARAAEALVARGLKHVLVTLGSNGSLLVSRDGVRHVPGVPVDARDTTGAGDAYIGCFARCYAASRDALDAMRYASAYAAHSVTGLGTQKSYADTATFERFLRDAGV, via the coding sequence ATGGAGACAATCGCCGTCATCGGCAGCAACATGGTCGACCTCGTGACCTATGTCGCACGCATGCCCGCCCGGGGCGAAACACTCGAAGCACCGAACTTCGAGCTCGGCTGCGGCGGCAAGGGCGCGAACCAGGCTGTCGCGGCCGCCCGCCTCGGCGCGCGCGTCGTGATGGTCACGAAGGTCGGCGACGACGTATTCGCCGACAACACGATCCGCAACTTCGAGCGCGAAGGCATCGATACCACGCACGTGCGCAAGGTCGCCGGCGTGCCGAGCGGCGTCGCGCCGATCTTCGTCGAGCCCGATTCGAGCAACAGCATCCTGATCGTCAAAGGCGCGAACCGCCACCTGACGCCGGCCGACATCGACGCGGCCGCGCCGCAGCTCGCCGAATGCGCGCTGATCGTGCTGCAGCTCGAGATCGAACTCGACACCGTCTATCACGCGATCGCGTTCGGCGCGCGGCACGGCATTCCCGTGCTGCTGAACCCCGCGCCCGCGGTGGCCGATCTCGATTTCGAGCGGATCCGCACCGTCGAATTCTTCGTGCCGAACGAAACCGAGCTCGCAATCGTGTCGGGCATGCCGGTCGATTCGCGCGACAGCGCGGCGCGCGCCGCCGAAGCGCTGGTCGCGCGCGGGCTCAAGCACGTGCTCGTCACGCTCGGCAGCAACGGTTCGCTGCTGGTATCGCGCGACGGTGTGCGGCACGTGCCGGGCGTACCGGTCGACGCACGCGACACGACGGGCGCCGGCGATGCGTATATCGGCTGCTTCGCGCGCTGCTATGCCGCGTCACGCGATGCGCTCGACGCGATGCGTTACGCGTCCGCGTATGCCGCGCATTCGGTCACGGGCCTCGGCACGCAGAAGTCGTACGCCGACACCGCGACGTTCGAACGCTTCCTCCGCGACGCCGGCGTCTGA
- a CDS encoding M17 family peptidase N-terminal domain-containing protein, with protein sequence MVLRQIIGSWRDVSFEVAAWDGVGAQVDLSCGCMFAREAAGEGPTGGLRHLDLALSGALTGLRREGHFLAAPMETLLISRPPAGIEVGRVLLIGLGDPASWTIDVTAAAAATAARTAMQQGLQSAAFAPSILDGGLTSAATDGMPHAMVTAVLATIDTQYRIAELGLSALPSLRHWVFDVGASRFDGAVEQFGNALASAQSRRSK encoded by the coding sequence ATGGTTCTACGGCAGATCATCGGCAGTTGGCGTGATGTGTCCTTCGAAGTTGCCGCATGGGATGGCGTCGGCGCGCAGGTCGATCTTTCCTGCGGTTGCATGTTCGCCCGCGAGGCGGCAGGTGAGGGGCCGACGGGCGGACTACGCCATCTCGACCTCGCGCTTTCGGGGGCGCTCACCGGGTTGCGGCGCGAAGGCCACTTTCTGGCGGCGCCGATGGAAACACTGTTGATCAGCCGCCCGCCCGCGGGTATCGAAGTGGGCCGCGTGCTGTTGATCGGGCTCGGTGATCCCGCAAGCTGGACCATTGATGTCACCGCGGCTGCCGCCGCCACGGCCGCGCGAACGGCGATGCAGCAGGGTTTGCAAAGTGCAGCCTTCGCGCCGAGCATACTCGACGGCGGGTTGACGAGTGCGGCTACCGACGGTATGCCGCACGCCATGGTGACGGCCGTGCTGGCCACGATAGACACACAATACCGGATCGCGGAACTGGGGCTCTCTGCGCTACCGTCACTGCGCCATTGGGTCTTCGATGTCGGCGCGTCCCGCTTTGACGGAGCGGTAGAACAATTCGGAAACGCACTGGCGAGTGCACAGTCCCGGCGCTCGAAGTAG
- a CDS encoding restriction endonuclease: MIDDPLPKNWQDLQTGVQRIFRNVGLRADVEVDLETPRGSVNVDVLAVDVRSVDKIRYIVECKNWSSAVPQSVVHSFTTIMQETGANIGLVISKQGLQQGAKRYTQNTNIVGMTYLEFQQRYFEAWWKRYFCPRIGDAADKPLQYIEEFNIDRDDAYKKLSRQGQDKFDRLRRENSGPVMFMSMFNYMALSPMLGTGTMLDVPTNLSEFKNNVLAKITPHIEWHCDTFRGLLGIMLQYLADVEADFDAVFGGSIFEPREPISGVTADGPPLDDGIYHR; encoded by the coding sequence GTGATTGATGACCCTTTACCAAAAAATTGGCAAGACCTTCAAACAGGCGTTCAACGTATCTTCCGTAACGTCGGGTTACGTGCTGATGTCGAGGTCGATTTGGAAACACCGCGTGGCTCGGTGAATGTTGATGTCCTCGCAGTAGACGTTCGGAGTGTCGACAAAATTAGGTACATCGTCGAATGCAAAAATTGGAGTAGCGCAGTACCCCAATCCGTCGTTCACTCCTTCACAACGATAATGCAAGAAACTGGTGCAAATATAGGATTAGTCATTTCTAAGCAGGGGCTTCAACAAGGTGCTAAGCGATACACCCAGAACACGAATATAGTGGGGATGACGTACCTTGAGTTTCAGCAAAGATATTTTGAGGCGTGGTGGAAAAGGTACTTCTGCCCACGTATCGGTGACGCCGCAGACAAACCGCTCCAATACATCGAAGAATTCAATATTGATCGAGACGACGCATACAAGAAGCTTAGCCGTCAAGGTCAGGATAAGTTTGATCGGTTGCGGCGAGAGAACAGTGGGCCGGTAATGTTCATGTCCATGTTTAATTACATGGCTTTGTCTCCGATGTTGGGCACGGGCACCATGTTAGACGTTCCAACGAATCTAAGTGAATTTAAGAATAACGTCTTAGCAAAGATTACGCCCCACATCGAATGGCACTGTGATACGTTTCGAGGATTGCTCGGCATTATGTTGCAGTACCTAGCAGACGTGGAAGCAGACTTCGACGCAGTGTTTGGTGGATCCATTTTTGAGCCACGAGAGCCTATCAGCGGAGTGACTGCTGATGGCCCCCCTTTGGATGATGGCATTTATCATCGGTGA
- a CDS encoding PhzF family phenazine biosynthesis protein — protein sequence MTAYAFRLLNVFAESTFGGNPLCVFEDARGMDDATMRALAVQFNLSETTFVLPSERAHARVRIFTPGYEMAFAGHPTLGTAHVVRDLLGTGNDLALEFKAGVVDVSAHDDVWTFTAPHAGMPKTAPCELPDARIAALLGLTEDDLLAPPIWVDTGADQLLVALKDAAAVRRAQPDSACLDIWPTSSLGRKTAYVFAFDAERPGTVVSRYFFVKQGSVSEDPGTGSACANLGGWLLAMKRGLPAAFQVEQGEAVGRPCLLRLLVSASGEIGVGGRVIELGRGVVNV from the coding sequence ATGACCGCCTATGCCTTCCGCCTGCTGAATGTCTTCGCCGAATCGACTTTCGGCGGCAACCCGCTTTGCGTATTCGAAGATGCGCGCGGCATGGACGACGCGACCATGCGGGCACTCGCGGTGCAGTTCAACCTGTCCGAAACGACCTTCGTGCTGCCGTCGGAGCGCGCACATGCGCGGGTTCGCATCTTCACGCCGGGCTATGAGATGGCCTTTGCCGGCCATCCGACACTCGGCACCGCGCATGTCGTGCGCGACCTGCTGGGTACGGGCAACGATCTCGCGCTCGAGTTCAAGGCCGGGGTGGTCGACGTGAGCGCGCATGACGACGTGTGGACATTCACTGCACCGCACGCAGGCATGCCGAAGACGGCGCCGTGCGAGTTGCCCGACGCGCGAATCGCGGCACTGCTGGGGCTCACGGAAGACGATCTGCTCGCACCGCCGATCTGGGTCGACACCGGCGCCGACCAGTTGCTGGTCGCACTCAAGGACGCCGCTGCCGTGCGCCGCGCGCAGCCCGACAGCGCATGCCTCGACATCTGGCCGACCAGCAGCCTCGGCCGCAAGACCGCCTACGTATTCGCGTTCGATGCCGAGCGCCCGGGGACGGTGGTGTCGCGCTACTTCTTCGTGAAGCAAGGCAGCGTCTCGGAAGATCCGGGCACGGGATCTGCCTGCGCGAATCTGGGCGGGTGGCTGCTTGCGATGAAGCGCGGCCTGCCCGCCGCGTTTCAAGTCGAACAGGGTGAAGCCGTCGGCCGGCCTTGCCTGCTGCGGTTGTTGGTCAGTGCGAGCGGTGAAATCGGCGTCGGCGGGCGCGTGATCGAACTCGGGCGCGGTGTCGTCAACGTGTAG
- a CDS encoding TrmB family transcriptional regulator, with protein sequence MSENTELITSLIRLGFTQYEAQAYAALVGQAALTGAEVGRRAGMPPSKIYETLGRLETRGAVLVNRSEPVRYAAVPHRSLLEDLRTRFNADLELAAGALDRLPVQQEPGLVWSLSGREAIASAFARVIVNAKTQIFAGVWDEEIDDLGPLLEAAAARGVDTHVAIYGTRTLNGPRHYDMAKCGASARLRLSGRRLAVAVADNTEAVVAEFGDHSPDHATLTTNPVIALLAVEYIKADVSGRVLIDAMSPAEYRKILKHPDMQAMLAPLDKPS encoded by the coding sequence ATGAGCGAAAACACGGAGCTGATCACGTCGTTGATCCGGCTTGGATTCACCCAGTACGAGGCGCAGGCCTACGCGGCCCTTGTCGGGCAGGCCGCACTGACGGGCGCGGAAGTCGGCCGGCGCGCCGGCATGCCGCCATCGAAGATCTACGAAACCCTGGGTCGCCTGGAAACGCGCGGGGCGGTGCTCGTCAACCGGTCGGAACCCGTCCGCTATGCGGCCGTACCCCACCGGTCCTTGCTCGAGGACTTGCGCACGCGCTTCAATGCGGATCTCGAACTGGCCGCGGGCGCGCTCGATCGGCTGCCGGTCCAGCAGGAGCCGGGGCTCGTCTGGTCGTTGAGCGGGCGGGAGGCGATCGCCAGCGCGTTCGCGCGCGTCATCGTCAATGCGAAAACACAGATCTTCGCGGGCGTCTGGGACGAAGAGATCGACGACCTCGGGCCGCTGCTCGAGGCTGCCGCGGCACGGGGCGTCGACACGCACGTGGCGATCTACGGCACTCGCACGCTCAACGGGCCGCGCCACTACGACATGGCCAAATGCGGCGCCAGCGCGAGGCTCAGGCTGTCCGGTCGCCGGCTCGCCGTCGCGGTGGCGGACAACACCGAGGCAGTGGTGGCGGAATTCGGCGATCATTCACCCGATCACGCCACCTTGACGACCAATCCGGTCATCGCGCTGCTCGCAGTCGAGTACATCAAGGCGGACGTGAGCGGGCGCGTGTTGATCGACGCAATGAGTCCGGCGGAGTACCGGAAAATCCTGAAGCATCCCGACATGCAGGCGATGCTTGCGCCGCTCGACAAGCCGAGCTGA
- a CDS encoding RidA family protein: MRKRISTGSPWEPKVGYSRAVVVDNTIYISGTAGKGADVYAQTRDALATIDRVLADSGFALSDVVQSRLVVADFDNWEAAARAHGEIYGDIRPAFSLVHALPFVDPEILVEVEAIAVRAAA; the protein is encoded by the coding sequence ATGCGTAAACGGATCAGCACCGGCTCCCCGTGGGAGCCCAAGGTCGGCTACTCGCGCGCGGTGGTCGTCGACAACACCATCTACATTTCGGGGACGGCGGGCAAAGGCGCGGACGTGTACGCGCAGACACGCGATGCGCTGGCGACGATCGACCGTGTGCTGGCGGACAGCGGGTTCGCGTTGTCGGATGTTGTCCAGAGCCGCCTGGTGGTGGCGGACTTCGACAACTGGGAAGCGGCGGCGCGCGCGCACGGGGAAATCTACGGCGATATCCGGCCGGCGTTTTCGCTGGTGCACGCGCTTCCGTTCGTCGATCCGGAAATCCTGGTCGAAGTCGAGGCGATCGCGGTCAGGGCCGCGGCATGA
- a CDS encoding MFS transporter, producing MTVAGNRVPLSRTATGVLAVAAGVAIANGYALQPSLSAIASEFGVAASRMAALASVTMLGYLVGLAWLVPLVDRFSPRVLVSTQMGVLALLLACASWSPGPLALDAGFFLVGAATTVAAQCSAVAGKHADPHRRGVAMGAVSAGISAGILLSRFVGGVLSQWCGWRGALLALAGCVALAAIGAAVLLPGGRPERLPGRANAIGAIPRLLRDSAQLRRRTCAGMLWFFAFNLVWVGLALRLAEPPYRLGAAAIGAYSLAGVLGLGVTRVAGKLADRFGDRAVIRGGLFMSAVSALLLAVALGRPGWLGVGLAMFDAGCFAAQVANQTRVVAIEPARAGALSAAYLTLYYAAGAGGAVAAGLLNARAGWGAMMLVTAAAIAAAAWIGTASPRIDARSEPTSAA from the coding sequence ATGACCGTCGCCGGCAACCGCGTGCCGCTGTCCCGCACCGCGACGGGGGTGCTCGCGGTGGCGGCCGGCGTGGCGATCGCGAACGGCTATGCGTTGCAGCCGTCGCTGTCGGCCATCGCGAGCGAGTTCGGCGTGGCTGCGTCGCGCATGGCGGCCCTCGCGTCCGTAACGATGCTCGGTTACCTGGTCGGCCTTGCATGGCTGGTGCCGCTGGTTGACCGGTTCAGTCCGCGCGTGCTCGTCTCGACGCAGATGGGCGTGCTCGCATTGCTGCTGGCGTGCGCGTCGTGGTCGCCCGGGCCGCTCGCGCTCGACGCCGGCTTCTTTCTGGTGGGCGCGGCAACGACAGTGGCGGCGCAATGCAGCGCGGTTGCCGGCAAACATGCGGATCCGCACCGGCGCGGCGTGGCGATGGGGGCCGTGTCGGCGGGCATTTCCGCCGGGATCCTGTTGAGCCGTTTCGTGGGCGGCGTACTGTCGCAATGGTGCGGATGGCGCGGCGCATTGCTCGCGCTGGCCGGGTGCGTTGCGCTGGCCGCGATCGGCGCTGCGGTGCTGTTGCCCGGTGGCCGGCCGGAAAGGCTGCCCGGCCGTGCGAACGCGATCGGTGCCATTCCGCGGTTGCTGCGCGACAGCGCTCAGTTGAGGCGCCGTACCTGCGCCGGCATGCTCTGGTTCTTCGCGTTCAACCTGGTCTGGGTGGGGCTCGCGCTTCGCCTGGCCGAGCCGCCGTATCGCCTCGGTGCCGCGGCGATCGGCGCGTACAGTCTCGCGGGTGTGCTGGGCCTCGGCGTCACGCGCGTGGCCGGAAAACTCGCCGACCGATTCGGCGATCGCGCGGTCATCCGGGGCGGGCTCTTCATGTCGGCCGTGTCGGCCTTGCTGCTTGCCGTTGCGCTCGGTCGTCCCGGATGGCTGGGCGTGGGGCTGGCCATGTTCGATGCCGGTTGCTTTGCCGCGCAGGTCGCGAACCAGACGCGTGTCGTCGCGATTGAGCCGGCTCGAGCCGGGGCATTGAGCGCAGCGTACCTGACGCTTTACTACGCGGCGGGTGCCGGCGGTGCGGTGGCGGCAGGGTTGCTCAACGCGCGAGCCGGGTGGGGCGCGATGATGCTCGTGACGGCTGCGGCAATTGCGGCAGCCGCGTGGATCGGTACTGCATCGCCCCGCATCGATGCGCGGAGCGAGCCGACCTCCGCCGCTTGA
- a CDS encoding NUDIX hydrolase, with the protein MEPDRSIPNTGGGLAGVHAEAGSPQALLDAIVRGVEGRGIPAGTDWPTAKQSLADNEGQWKFSAVLVAIVARREPTILLTKRSPDLSEYSSHVSFPGGRPAESDRDIGATALREAFEEIRLAPDAVRVAGSLPIHQTRKRNHAIFPVIGIVPETAKWEAAPAEVAEIFEFPFAALLNPDLPRQYTDGERTGAWYWAEQTQDIWGVTALILKSLAGLVRDAVRGDAFMHRAFVRQG; encoded by the coding sequence ATGGAACCAGACAGAAGCATCCCGAATACCGGCGGCGGGTTGGCCGGCGTGCATGCGGAAGCCGGCTCGCCGCAGGCGCTCCTGGACGCGATCGTCCGTGGCGTGGAAGGCCGCGGCATCCCTGCCGGCACTGATTGGCCGACGGCGAAGCAAAGCCTCGCGGACAACGAGGGGCAGTGGAAATTCTCGGCGGTGCTGGTCGCGATCGTCGCGCGGCGCGAGCCGACGATCCTGCTGACCAAGCGTTCGCCGGATCTCAGCGAATACTCGTCGCATGTGAGTTTTCCGGGCGGACGCCCGGCCGAGTCCGACCGCGATATCGGCGCGACTGCGTTGCGCGAGGCGTTCGAGGAAATCCGCCTCGCGCCCGATGCGGTTCGCGTGGCTGGCAGCTTGCCGATTCATCAAACCAGAAAGCGCAATCACGCGATCTTTCCCGTGATCGGCATCGTGCCGGAAACGGCGAAATGGGAAGCGGCGCCCGCGGAAGTCGCGGAGATCTTCGAGTTTCCGTTCGCCGCGCTGCTGAATCCGGATCTGCCGCGCCAATACACGGACGGCGAGCGCACGGGCGCGTGGTACTGGGCGGAGCAGACGCAGGACATCTGGGGCGTGACGGCGCTCATCCTGAAGTCGCTCGCGGGGCTGGTACGCGATGCCGTGCGCGGCGATGCGTTCATGCACCGGGCCTTCGTCCGGCAAGGGTGA